In the Podospora pseudocomata strain CBS 415.72m chromosome 5, whole genome shotgun sequence genome, one interval contains:
- the SHM2 gene encoding Serine hydroxymethyltransferase, cytosolic (COG:H; EggNog:ENOG503NVHZ) codes for MASSTYALSEEHKQLLEKSLVDSDPEVAEIMKHEIQRQRESIILIASENVTSRAVFDALGSPMSNKYSEGLPGARYYGGNQHIDEIELLCQKRALEAFHLDPAKWGVNVQCLSGSPANLQVYQAIMPPHGRLMGLDLPHGGHLSHGYQTPQRKISAVSTYFETMPYRVNLDTGIIDYDQLEKNAQLFRPKILVAGTSAYCRLIDYERMRKIADSVGAYLVVDIAHISGLVASGVIPTPFEYADVVTTTTHKSLRGPRGAMIFFRKGVRSVDAKTGKETLYDLEDKINFSVFPGHQGGPHNHTITALAVALKQAASPEFKAYQEKVVANAKTLERVFKEQGHKLVSDGTDSHMVLLDLRPFALDGARVEALLEQINITCNKNAVPGDKSALTPGGLRIGTPAMTSRGFGEADFERVAKYIDESIKLCKEVQAALPKEANKLKDFKAKVASGEVPRINELKKEIAEWSSTFPLPVEGWRVDAGL; via the exons ATGGCCTCCAGCACATACGCCCTCTCCGAGGAGCACAAGCAG CTCCTCGAGAAGTCCCTCGTGGACTCTGACCCCGAGGTCGCTGAGATCATG AAGCACGAGATCCAGCGTCAGCGCGagtccatcatcctcatcgcctcCGAGAACGTCACCTCCCGCGCCGTTTTCGATGCCCTCGGCTCCCCCATGTCCAACAAGTACTCTGAGGGTCTCCCCGGCGCTCGTTACTATGGCGGCAACCAGCACATCGACGAGATCGAGCTTCTCTGCCAGAAGCGTGCCCTTGAGgccttccacctcgacccCGCGAAGTGGGGTGTCAACGTTCAGTGCTTGAGTGGCAGCCCTGCCAACCTCCAGGTCTACCAGGCCATCATGCCTCCTCACGGCAGACTCATGGGTCTCGACCTCCCCCACGGTGGCCATCTGAGCCACGGTTACCAGACCCCCCAGCGCAA GATCTCTGCTGTCTCCACCTACTTCGAGACCATGCCCTACCGTGTCAACCTTGACACTGGCATCATTGACTACGACCAGCTCGAGAAGAACGCACAGCTCTTCCGCCCCAAGATCCTCGTCGCCGGTACTTCGGCCTACTGCCGCCTCATCGACTACGAGCGCATGCGCAAGATTGCCGACTCGGTTGGTGCTTACCTCGTTGTCGACATTGCCCACATCTCTGGTCTCGTTGCCTCCGGCGTCATCCCTACTCCTTTCGAGTATGCCGAtgtcgtcaccaccaccactcacaaGTCCCTCCGTGGTCCCCGTGGTGCCATGATCTTCTTCCGCAAGGGCGTCCGCTCCGTTGATGCCAAGACCGGCAAGGAAACCCTCTACGACCTCGAGGACAAGATCAACTTCTCCGTCTTCCCCGGGCACCAGGGCGGCCCccacaaccacaccatcaccgctCTTGCCGTTGCCCTCAAGCAGGCCGCCTCCCCCGAGTTCAAGGCTTACCAGGAGAAGGTTGTTGCCAACGCCAAGACGCTCGAGAGAGTCTTCAAGGAGCAGGGCCACAAGCTCGTCTCTGACGGTACCGACTCCCACATggtcctcctcgacctccgcCCCTTTGCTCTTGACGGTGCCCGTGTCGAGGCTCTCCTCGAGCAGATCAACATCACTTGCAACAAGAACGCCGTCCCCGGTGACAAGAGCGCTCTTACCCCTGGTGGTCTCCGTATTGGTACCCCCGCTATGACCTCTCGTGGCTTCGGCGAGGCCGACTTCGAGCGCGTCGCCAAGTATATCGACGAGAGCATCAAGCTCTGCAAGGAGGTCCAGGCTGCTCTCCCCAAGGAGgccaacaagctcaaggacTTCAAGGCCAAGGTTGCCTCTGGCGAGGTTCCCCGCATCaacgagctcaagaaggagatcGCTGAGTggtcctccaccttccctctccccgtTGAGGGCTGGAGAGTCGACGCTGGTCTTTAA
- the APR1 gene encoding aspartic proteinase precursor (COG:O; EggNog:ENOG503NW5J; MEROPS:MER0000941) has protein sequence MKGALLTAAVLLGAAQAGGTHKLKLKKVPLAEQLEAVPLETQMKHLGQKYMGIRPQQSHANAVFQGSLADPKGIHPVPISNFMNAQYFSEITIGTPPQSFKVVLDTGSSNLWVPSVDCGSIACYLHSKYDSSASSTFKANGSSFEIRYGSGSLSGYVSQDTMTIGDIKIKEQDFAEATSEPGLAFAFGRFDGIMGLGFDRISVNGIVPPFYKMIEQKLIDEPVFAFKLADTEGESEVTFGGVDKDAYKGKLITIPLRRKAYWEVDFDAISYGDDTADLENTGIILDTGTSLIALPSQLAEMLNAQIGAKKGYTGQYTVDCAKRDSMKDVTFNLAGYNFTLGPYDYVLEAGSSCISSFFPMDMPEPVGPLAILGDSFLRRYYSIYDLGANTVSLAEAK, from the exons ATGAAGGGCGCTCTTCTTACCGCAGCTGTGCTGCTTGGAGCCGCTCAGGCCGGTGGCACCcacaagctcaagctcaagaaggtCCCTCTTGCTGAGCAGCTG GAGGCGGTCCCTCTCGAGACTCAGATGAAGCACCTCGGCCAGAAGTACATGGGCATCCGGCCTCAGCAGAGCCATGCCAATGCTGTCTTCCAGGGCTCGCTCGCCGACCCTAAGGGCATCCACCCCGTTCCCATCTCGAACTTTATGAACGCTCAGT ACTTCTCCGAGATTACTATTGGTACTCCTCCCCAGTCTTTTAAGGTGGTCCTGGACACGGGAAGTTCTAATCTTTGGGTGCCGTCGGTGGATTGCGGGTCTATCGCCTGCTACCTGCACTCCAAGTATGACTCCTCTGCGTCTTCGACCTTCAAGGCCAACGGGTCTTCGTTTGAGATTCGGTACGGCTCCGGGTCGCTCAGTGGTTACGTGTCGCAAGACACCATGACTATTGGCGACATCAAGATTAAGGAGCAGGATTTCGCCGAGGCCACCAGCGAGCCTGGTCTTGCTTTCGCCTTTGGCCGTTTCGATGGTATCATGGGTCTTGGTTTTGACAGAATCTCGGTGAACGGGATCGTGCCCCCCTTCTACAAGATGATTGAGCAGAAGCTCATTGATGAGCCCGTGTTTGCTTTCAAGCTTGCAGATACCGAGGGCGAGTCCGAGGTTACCTTTGGCGGTGTCGACAAGGACGCGTACAAGGGCAAGCTTATTACGATTCCCCTCAGACGTAAGGCCTACTGGGAGGTGGACTTTGACGCCATCTCCTATGGTGACGACACTGCTGATCTCGAGAACACCGGTATCATCCTCGATACCGgcacctccctcatcgcgCTGCCCAGCCAGCTCGCTGAGATGCTGAACGCTCAGATCGGTGCCAAGAAGGGCTACACTGGTCAGTACACTGTCGACTGCGCCAAGCGTGACTCGATGAAGGATGTCACGTTCAACCTTGCTGGCTACAACTTCACTCTCGGCCCCTACGACTACGTCCTCGAGGCTGGCAGCAGCTGCATctcgtccttcttccccatGGACATGCCCGAGCCGGTCGGACCTCTCGCTATTCTGGGAGACTCCTTCCTGCGCAGATACTACTCTATCTACGACCTTGGCGCCAACACTGTCAGCCTTGCCGAGGCCAAGTAG